The region GTGCCCGCCGCCGACACCTGATAGGTGGGGGTGACGGTGAGGCTGGCGCCCGGGGTGAGGCCGGTCCGGATCACCCTGCGCGTCGCGTAGGTGCGCCCGCCCCATGTCGAGATGGAGTTCGTCTCGCTGCTGGCCTCCGTGAGGGCTGCCCCGGAGGCGCGCCATCCGGCCCACGCTGTCGCCGTCGAGGAGACCGTGTTGTGGACGGCCGCGCCGATACTGATCGCGATCCGCCCGGACGCGGGGATCGTCGTCGTCAGAGGCGCCCAGTTGCCCGACGCGAAGTCGGTGAACGCGCCGGTCGTGAACGAGGCCGGCATCGACACCTGGTTGCTCACCGCGGGCGCGGCCGAGAAGTAGGGGATCTGCCGCCAGCCCGCAGCGTCGTACACGTCGAGGCGCTTCTCGGCGACCAGCCACGTCATCATGCCTTCGACGGGTGCGAAGCTTCCGGCGAGGGTGGCGCCGCGTGTTGAGGCGGAAGCGAAGCGCATCACGCCGCGCGGGATGACGCCTGCCGCGAGGTCTGCGATGGCCTTCGGGATGCTGGGGGCGTCGGTCAGGGCCATCAGCGTGATGCCCTGCCCGTAGTCGTCGGTTGCCATCAGGCCTCCGGGACCGGGGTGACGCGGACTTCGTAGCGGTCTGCGTCGACGGAGGTGATGCCGGGGCGGGCGGCGATCTGGTCGCGTACCGCCTGAAGGAGTACCACCTCGTCGACGAGGTGGTACTCGTCGAGGACGGCGACCCGTACTTCGACGGCGCCTTCCTCGGACTGTCCGGTGAGTGCCACGTAGGGGTAGTCGAGGGCCATCACGCCATCCTTTCGAGCTTGATCCACGAGTCTTCGTACAAGGTCACACCGGTTCCGCCGCCTGTTTGGGCGCCCCAGTTCGCTGCGAATGTTCCGCCCGTGGTCGTGTTGACGGTGCCGCTCATGGCGACGCCGATCACCGTGGAGATGACGCCGAAGGAGCGGGAGCCGCCGTTTACGGAGGTGTCAATGGAACGCATGGTGGTGGGCAGAGCGGTCATGGCGGTGTCGCCCGCGTAGCAGACCCACGACCCGGTGGCGGAGGCGGGCACGATCCACGACCAGTTGATGTCCGAGGCTCCGTCGCCGGACCATTTCGCGAACACTTCCAGGGTGTAGCTCGCGTTCGGGGCGAGGGTCACAGACAGGTGTGGGTCGGCGGCCGGGGTCGCCGAGGTGCGCGGGCCCGTCAGGATCGTCTTGCGTTTGAACAGGCGGGTGCCGATGCCGTCCGTGTCGGCGACCATGCGGCCCCAGGCCAGCCAGTTACCGGACGAGGACTGGGTGATGGCGATGACGTCGCCGACGACCGGATTCGGGTAGAACTCCATGCGACGGCACGGGATACCGTCCGCAGTAACCGTTCCATCAGTGCCGACCACGGTGACGACGGCGAGCCGCCAGTCGCCGCCGCGCACCGTGCTCTCCTGCTCCCCGGTCCGCTTGATCTGCTGCTTCAACGCCTGCGTGAGGTCCCGGCGGACGGCCAGGGCAGGCCGTTCGATGCTCACGAGTCTTCCTTCGCGGAGATCGTGGAGATCGGGAAGTCCCCGCCGATGTCCAAGGGCACCGCGAAGGCGGCGACCTGGTGGAGTTCGCGGGTGCCGTCCTCGTGCAGCACCCGCAATACGTCCCCGACCTCCAGCGCCGGGTTCGGCAGGGACGAAAAGTTCCCGGAAGCGTTCGGCGACTTCGCCGCGGCCAACTTCAGGTTGGCGGCCTGCGTGCACGCGGCGAGCGTGATGAGGGTCGGCGAGCTGTAGAAGGTCGGGCGCCGGCCGAAGGGCCCACCCCAGTAGGTGGGGCTGTTGGTGTCGCTGTCGGTCGCCAAATATGCGACGGGAGCCACATTGTCGGCCGTGTTCTCGCCCCGCGCGAGGACGCCGTTGAACACGTTGTCGCTGGTCATGGCGCGGGTGCCGGAGACGTAGACGCCGCCCTCGGTCGCCTCGACCGCCCACGCCGGTTCGGTAGTGAGGAGGTCCGGGAGGGTGGCGATGACGAACACGCCGTCCGCGCTCGCATAGACGACGGCGCCGGCCGCCGAGGCGATCTCCTGGACGGCCGCCCACGGATCGCCTTCGGTGTCGAAGGTGCGGCGGCCGATCGTCACGTCGACGATGTCGGTGGTGACGGCAGCGTCCGGAATGGAGCGGACGACGAGCGCGGTCACGGCGCTGACGACGGTGCCGGTGGCCGTGTACGGCTCGGTGAACTTGTCGTCCGCGATGACCGCCGACAGATCCTTGCCCTGCAAGGTGACGGGGCCTTGGCCGAGGTCGCCCTCGACGGCGTCCAGGCGGAACACACCGAGCGGCACCAACTCGGAGGTGCCGTCGCCGTACTCGACGCCGCGGGCGACCCGTAGCCGCGCCCCATAGGTGGCCAGCTGGTCGTTCGGGGTGCGCGGGATGAGGGCGACGTCGCAGCCGGTCACGGTGCAGGTGCGGCGAATCGACTGGCTGCGGTCCACGGTCACCGACCCGCCCGTATGGTCGAGGTCGATGACCTGGCCCGTCGTCAGAAACAACTGCACCGTCGTGGCGACGTTGTGGGACTCGGCGAGACGCTGCAGGAAACGGGCCGACACGGAGTACACGGATCACCCCATCCGGCGGTCAAGCAGCAGATCCTCGCAGGTTGCGTACACGGGCAGCAGGTCGGCGCAGGTCGCGAACTCGGCTATCACGTCCTGCCAGGTGCGGCCACCGGACCCGGCGACCGAGACCGCTACCGGCATGTCCGCCTCGGTCAGCGGCAGCGTCCACGCCCGCCACACCTCCTGCGCGAGCTGACTGACGCGGGCCTCCGGCACCTGCGCGACGTTGACGTACATGTCGGCCACGCCCATGCCCGGGTTGGCCTGCCACAGCAGGACGTTCCCCGAATCGAGCAGCAGGTGAAGGGCTGTGCGTTCGGCGTCGCTACGCGTCCAGATCGCCAGATCGCCTTCGAGGCCCTGCCGTTTCCCGGACAGCACGACCTTGTTGCGGCGTCCGCGCACCACATACGAGGCCTGATCGATGGGTCTGTTCCAGTCTGGGGCCCGCTGGACCATCACGCGGCAGGCCCGCTGCGGATTCCCGGGATCCTTCAGCCACGCCTCTTGGATGTCCGCCAGGAGCACCGTGACCGTCGCCGAGGTGCGGGTCGACGCGAGCGCGCCGGTGCTGTCGTAGATTTCGATGCGGTAGTAGACCGGCACCCCGATGGGCGCCTCATGGTCCTCGATGACCATCAGGTCCGAGACGATGACCTGCTGGCTGATCAGCCCGTCAGTGCTGCGTACCAGGGTCCGGGCGCCATCCGGTGCCACCCGGTACACGGTCAGCAGATAGTCGAGCGGCAACTCCCTCAGCGTCAGCTCGACGTAGCTGTTGTCGTCGGCCACAGCAACCGCAGTCTGCGGCAGCACCTGCCACAACACCACCTGGTCGAGGTGCAGGATGGAGCTCACCGCCGACGCGGTCGCCACGACCTCGACAGCGCCCTGCGTGGCGTTCGCCGGCGCCACCCCGTCCGACGGCAGCACATACCAGGACGACCCCGGAAGCCCGTAGCTGGTGCCGGTCGACGTGCCAAGGTCGACGTTCGCGGCGTCGTACCAGCGGATCCGGACCAGCGCAGACGACCACGTGCCCGCCGCCGGATGGGCCAGAACCTGAACCCGCCAGTTCAGTCCCGCCCCGCCCGGCGCCGGAAAGCGGCCCGAGCGGAGTGTGGACGCTGTCGCGGTCGCCGACGATACGGCGAGCGCGTAGGCGCCCTCGAAGAAGCTGCTGCCCCACGGTGTCGTGCGCGCGGCCGTTGCCACCCCAGACGTCACCGTCCAGCCGCCGACACCCTGCTCGACGCTGGAGTCGGCGTAGGAGAGCACCGATCCGGCCTGGAGTTTGGGTGCGACCGTCACCACGACGGTCTCCAGGCGCAGCACCTGTGCAGCACTCGCCCCGTCCAGGCCGGCCGCCACCGAGCAGGTTGCCGCGTTCGACGGGGCTGCCAGGGAGGCCCGTTGCCGGTACATGCCTGTGCCGGGTGCGGCCAGCGTCGACTTCTGGGCGGCGATCTGGCTGCCGCCCGCATCGTAGAACCGGAGCTCGATCCAGGCTGTCGACCCGGAGGTGGGCGGCTGCAAGTAGGCGTAGGCCAGGTATTCCTCGCCCGGCGTGACGGTCGGCCGGGCAACCGCCAGCACCGACGCATTGCCGGCGCCGACCACGGTCATGGCCAGGGTGTGGCCGCCAGCCAGATAGTTGTCGACAGCCCAGGTCACCACCGGAACCTGCCGGGAAATGGTGGAGTTGGCGACAACGCCCCAGCCGGTCGCGTCGACCTCGGCGCTCTCGGTGTTGAAGGCCAGCAGGTTGCCGGTCGTCCGGATCGGGAGGCCGAGGTAGACGTTCTCCCAGAACTGGTTGACCAGCCCGGCGGCCGGTGTGGACGACAGCAGCACCTGCGCCTGTGTCGCCCCCACCGGAGCCACCCCGGCCACACCAACCCGATGCCAGCTCGCTGAGGCTGCGGCCGTGACGACCGACCAGGTGATGCTGATCTCGACGCCGCCGCTGGTGAGCCAGCGGATCCCGATCCGCTCGGGAACGCTGGCACCCGCAGCGTCCGAGAACGTCTGATACAGGGTGCCTGCGGTGACCGGATACGAGGAGACGGTGCGGGCCTGGACTTCGCCCGACGCCACCGATTTGACGGTGAGGCAGCCGTCCCCGTTCCGCCCACCCGTCCCCTTGCTGAGGGTGCAGTTGAGTTTCGCCGTCCACCCAGAGGTGTTCGGGTCGACGGACTCGGTCGTCGCGGAGAGGAAATTCCCGGGGATCGACAAAGGAGCCTCCTCAAGTCGCGTTGAGTACCGAGACGAGCGCCTGGTTGTTGGAGTGGACGACCTGCTCTGCCTCGCCGCGGACAACGCCGAGGAACTCGCCGGTGTCGAGGTAGAGGTTCCCCTCGAACGAGGCGGGACCCGCCGTGGCGCCCCGCGACGCCGTCGACGTCAGGGCGTTGGCCTGCGTCGTGG is a window of Streptomyces sp. B21-083 DNA encoding:
- a CDS encoding DUF5047 domain-containing protein codes for the protein MYSVSARFLQRLAESHNVATTVQLFLTTGQVIDLDHTGGSVTVDRSQSIRRTCTVTGCDVALIPRTPNDQLATYGARLRVARGVEYGDGTSELVPLGVFRLDAVEGDLGQGPVTLQGKDLSAVIADDKFTEPYTATGTVVSAVTALVVRSIPDAAVTTDIVDVTIGRRTFDTEGDPWAAVQEIASAAGAVVYASADGVFVIATLPDLLTTEPAWAVEATEGGVYVSGTRAMTSDNVFNGVLARGENTADNVAPVAYLATDSDTNSPTYWGGPFGRRPTFYSSPTLITLAACTQAANLKLAAAKSPNASGNFSSLPNPALEVGDVLRVLHEDGTRELHQVAAFAVPLDIGGDFPISTISAKEDS